The stretch of DNA TCCCATAATATCCCCACGCCTCCTTTTAATAGAAGTTAAGATAAGGTAAATAATGTTAGATTAGCGAGATTATTCTGCAACTCAATATGGCACCTTTTCTAATGATCTTTTAAACACTGCAAGATTCATGCGTATTTATTAGGAAACAAATTTTATGTATCTAATTTGCAAAAACCAGGTGTTAAGATTGTTTTTTCTTCACAAATGTCCAATTAAAAATTCTCGTGTTGAAAAATAATTTATTAGAAATTAACAAATTGAGAAAATATTTTTCGTTTAATGAATTTTGGGTATCCCACGCTAATATTCTATCGGTTGACACTTCTGAGGCAGAAAAAATGCCTGGAGTCTATAAGATTATTACAAGCAAGGATATAAAAGGCACTAACTGCATTAACGGAATTGTTTTTATACCCAGCAACAAGAGCGACGGATATGATCGGTGTGTTATCAATGATAAAAAAGTGAACCAAACTGATTGATACTGATAGCAAGCACTTTATAGCACATCTGCAAATTAATATAATCGCCTATGGGGTAGAGTACCTGCCTGTAAGCAGCGGTTACAATATATATAATGCCTACAGTCACAGGCTGCAGATTATGGAGGAAAAGAATTGCAATGAAAGAACTTGAAAAAAGCATGATGTGCGGTAAATGCAATTTACTTTTAGAGGTTGGCAAAATAGACTTAAGCAAAACAAAGAAAAAATATTCACTTGATGGTATTAATGGTTTTAACCTTACAAAATAAAGACCTCCTGAAACTTAATACCACCGTTGGGCTTTTATGCTTTGCTTTTAATTGTCCGATTCTCTGGACCAATTTTATTGTAAAAGGTAAATTTATGTTGGGCTTACTATTAAGTAGGCCTTTTTTATTTTGGCCTGATATTTGCAATGTTGTAATTGAGTTGATAATAATGAGTAACTTAAGAACAGTCGTGTTTCTTTATCAAAAAGGAGGATGGTAAACGTGTATTTTAGAGAAGGTTAGGGCGAGAGGGTCCCGCTAATAGTAGGTTCATAAACATTGGTAAATAGGACTAAATATTCAAAAAAGGAGATGCTACAATGTCACAAAATGCTTCAGCATGGGCGATGACGCTTGAACGGTTGGAGAAAGCTGCAAAAATAGCTGAGTTAGATCCAGAAGTTACGGCTTTACTTAGAGAACCCCAGCGTATTTTTGTAGTAAGCTTCCCGGTTCGTATGGATGATGGCACGACAAGATTATTCAAAGGTTATCGAGTGCACCATAACCATGCTTTAGGGCCAATCATGGGGGGCACCAGGTTTCATGGTGAAGAAACGCTTGATGATGTAAAGGCCCTGGGTTTGCTAATGACCTTAAAAAATTCTCTTAACGGTTTGTCGGCGGGTGGCGGAAAAGGTGGCGTTGTGGTTGATCCTGATTCATTATCAAAAGCAGAGTTGGAAAGACTTTGCCGTGCTTATATCAGGGCTATTGCACCCATGGTTGGCACTTGGCTGGATTTCCCTGGAGCAGACCTAGGTACTGACTCCCAGACTCAGAGCTGGTTTCTTGACGAGTTGGAACAAATGAATGCGATGACCCATAATCCCGCAGCCATAAGCGGTAAGGATATAATATTAGGCGGATCTCAGGGACGTGCTGCCGCTACAGGTTTGGGCGTTATGTTTTCCGTACGGGAGGCCTGTAAGATTTTGGGAATCCAATTAAAAGGCCTGCGTATTGCCATACAGGGAGTAGGTAAGGTTGGCGGTTGGGCGGCAAGTCTTCTTTATGAAAAGGGAGCTAAGATCGTTGCAGTAAGTGATGTTTTTGGCGGTGTTTGTGCCCCTGGCGGTATTAATATTCCAGAACTGCTTAAATTTGTAGAAAAAACCGGAAAAGTTGAGGGTTTCTTTGGAGCAAAAGCAATAAACAAAAATGAGCTTCTTACCGTTGATTGTGACGTAATTATCCCTGCTGCAGTTCAGAACGTGATTAATACAGAAGTTGCTTCAAAAATAAAAGCAAAAGTGGTAGCAGAAGGAGCCAATGGACCAACTACCCTCGATGGTGAAGAAGTCCTACTGTCCAGAGGTATTTTTGTGGTCCCCGATATACTTGCTAATGGTGGGGGAACAACTGTTGCGTACCTTGAAAAGGCGCAGAATTTATATGAGTGCTACTGGAGCGAAAAAGAAGTCCATGCGAAGTATGAAGAGATGTTTGTCCAGTGCTTTAATGAAATCTATAAAATCTGCAAGGAAAAAGGTATAAGCATGAGGATGGCTTCTTATGTAAAAGCCCTTAAACGTATAGAACTTGCAATTAAAATTCGGGGATGGGTTTAAAGCTTATTAGCTAGCAATTCTACTTATTTCCAGACACTTAGCCATAGTATTTGCATATCCGCATTCATTTTTGGCATGTTACATTGTTTTTAACCATTGCAAGATTGGTGCATATTCAATAGAATGCAAACTCTTATGTATCATTTTGCAAAACGGGTGCTGCGCCTAAAATTCTCGTGTTGAAAAATGTCTAATTTGGAATTAACAAATTGAGAAAGTATTTTTTTGTTCAACTGCTATGGGATATAATAGAATTGAGAGAAGTCCCTAAATACTGATAAAATTCTACAAATTTTTCAGTGGGTAGGTGTCTGATAAATGCTTATTAATGATGAAATAATTAAGCATATATGTGAATTAAAGATCATATCCCTTGGTCTGGATAATTGTGGAATATCCTGGTTTATTGTCTTGCAAAAAGAGCAAATGCCTTAAAAAGTGGCCGGAAAGCTAATAATTTCGGCCACTTTTGTCTTTTGGGGCCAATCTTTAGTTTTTAACAAATCTCAAATCTGCTCTAAAGGCATGGGATTTGCAAATAACATTTTGTAGATGTGCAGGGTAAGAGAACTATCCAATTTGTAGACTCGCGAGATGTATTTAAAAGATAGGAGGTGTACTGGGGTACATGAAAATC from Pelotomaculum schinkii encodes:
- a CDS encoding Glu/Leu/Phe/Val family dehydrogenase translates to MSQNASAWAMTLERLEKAAKIAELDPEVTALLREPQRIFVVSFPVRMDDGTTRLFKGYRVHHNHALGPIMGGTRFHGEETLDDVKALGLLMTLKNSLNGLSAGGGKGGVVVDPDSLSKAELERLCRAYIRAIAPMVGTWLDFPGADLGTDSQTQSWFLDELEQMNAMTHNPAAISGKDIILGGSQGRAAATGLGVMFSVREACKILGIQLKGLRIAIQGVGKVGGWAASLLYEKGAKIVAVSDVFGGVCAPGGINIPELLKFVEKTGKVEGFFGAKAINKNELLTVDCDVIIPAAVQNVINTEVASKIKAKVVAEGANGPTTLDGEEVLLSRGIFVVPDILANGGGTTVAYLEKAQNLYECYWSEKEVHAKYEEMFVQCFNEIYKICKEKGISMRMASYVKALKRIELAIKIRGWV